The nucleotide window ATTTCAATTTCAGTTTGAATTTTCCAAAGTGATCGACCTAAGTAATTAATTTCGTTCCTTAATTCAACCATTCTATCTTCGGACATTTTAGAGTTCAAAACAAAATTTGACTCAGAACATACGTAGTCATCACCTGCAAGCACATATTCATTATCATCAGTTTGAATAAATCCTAGTTCGAGTGCCACTTTTTTCGACGCATCAGCAAAAGATTTTCCAATTTGATTTTCTGTGATAGTAATTGTTTGCTCATCTCTATTAATAAATAAGTGAAACAAAACTACATCCTTCATTGAGTTGGTCAAATGTCCATTTTTTCTATGTTCTGGTACAACATACCAATGTAAATCACTATACATATCCAAGACTACAGCTACATAAGTTTTAGTTTCATTTTTAATGAAGTAAAATTTTTTGAATCCGTCTGAAGATGTAATATTATCAGTTATTTTCGGTTTATTTATCCAGACCTTAGCGAAATCTACATTCGGGCTTAAAGGTCTAAGATAAATAACACTTTTTGTTCTCTTACCTTTATTATTTAAATCATCTATTAATTTTTGTAAAGCCTTGTTTGTCATAAGTATTTGGTAACATCGCTATGTAATTAAAAAGTCCCTGCAGCTAGTAAATCAGGAACAGATTAAATCTACAAACATTTTTTTTCTCTTATATTTTAATGCATTTTTATTGTAGAATGATTTTACCCAAGCAAGGTAGTCCGTCTTCAAATGCAATGGATTATCGTTCCCTGAAACTTTTCCCGACATTTCTAAAGCTTTAGATCGCGCATAATAATGATTAAAAATTCTTACAAATTCAGTAAAATAAAGATCACTTAAATCCTTATCACCTCTAATTACCAAAGTATTCTCATCATTATTCAAAATTGAATTATCACTATAATTTGCAGAACCGGAAATGACAATAGGATCTTCACCTAGAGGATCAATAAGTATAATTTTATTATGAATGAAATTTGTCCCTACTCCACTTGGCTTTGCATTCAATAGTAAACCTGAATGTTTTTCTGCGAGCCAATCATATAGACCATCTTTTAAATAAGTTCCATAAATTATTACATTATCATAATCGTTTGAAACTAATGTAGTATGTATAGATCTATTATTATCTAAGATGATGTATTTGAGATTTTCTGTATCTTTAGTTATTATTTCTTTCATATGCTTACTAAAAGAAAATGGAAACATTCCACAAATAAGACTTTTTGAATTATCCATATATTCAGCATACGTTTTAAGAATAGTTTTTTGTTCGCGGGGACTGAAAAATACGGTTATACCCTTGTTAAGATTATCATACAATATATCTTCTTGAATTTCCAAAGTTTGCTTACCTAACACTTCGTTAATTGGATCTTGTGCTAAATATTCCCAATATTGATGAAATTTTTGAGCGACCTCTTCATCTCTGATAATGTGAGCAGCGTTACATTGACCAAAAATTCCTTTTGCTGTTATATTGGTAGACCCCGATAATATCTCAATAGGTTTACCATCTTTCAGCAGTATCATAAATTTATTATGAGCAATATAGCTTTTATTTGCTTCTTCTTTTCTTGGAATTAAAATTTGTCTTGGAATGCCTGCTTCATTTATGGCAAGATTATTTGCTTTCTCCTCTCCTCTGGAATCATAAATTATCTTAACATCAACGCTTCTATCTTCATATGCATCTTTCAATGCTTCTAAAATGGGCAAATATTCAAACTCGTAAAAAGCAGCTCTAATACTATATGTTTCATCTTCAGCTTTTTTGATAAAGTTCAACAAAGCATCATCCAAGCCCTTACCAAGCCACTTTAATGCTCTCAAAGAATTCTCTTCAGATACTCCCTCTGACCAAGGTCTGATATTCCCAAACTCTCTAGCATATGCTAGGCTCCCCGCTACCCCACGGTTAAAATACACTGAGTGTTTTGAAGTACTTTCGTCGGGAATATTAACCTTGATTTTACAGCCAGGTCTATGCTCTAAAAATTTAGGCTTTCCATATACAGGAATTATATTGTAGATATAATCGTAGGTTGATTTTACAGTAAAATCCTCCCACATAAATGATTGGATAGGATGCTCAAAGCTGCTGAATAATTCATTTTTTACTGCGCTCCCAACAGTTTCTTCAAAATATTTAAATCCTTTTAAAAAGTACTTTTCATTTTCTATCAAATCTTCTCTTTCGATAGAAAATCCCAGTAGTCCCTCAGTTTGTTGTTGGGGCATATCAATCGAAAGTATCACTGCTGAAGTTCCTGCAACGCAGGTCACTTCAAGTCCGTTCTCTTTAGCACGTGTTCTCATTGCATTATTGTTTTCAAGGTTAATTACCATAAAGATAATAACAAACTATATTACAATGAGTTAAAAATAAATTAATTTTACAATCATATGATAAAATTTAAAAAGTCCGCAACCTTTTTTTAAAATATTAGGAATGGAATTAGATAGGTATATTTTAAAATGTGGTTGCTCCATATAGGCAAAAATGCGTTTTCGACCATAGGAGAAATTGCATTTTTGCCACCCGATTTCCATCAGGCAACTTTTATAGGCTGTGAGTTAAAATTTTGAAGATTCAGAAAAAATCCCCTGTTTTCGGTCATCCCATTTCGAAATAAATTCCAGAGGAGTGAGCCTCCTAATTGGGCTAAAGAAGAATTAATAAATAAATCCTGTTTCTCAAGTGCTTCTGCCAAACTGCAACTTGGAGTATCATCTACTGTTTCTGACTGTCTCAATAAATCACCGTATTCATCGGTTATAAAAGCAAGATTGGAAACCGTTTCATATTTTTGAGAATCAGGCTGTCTAATATCTCCGATTGTCGAGAGTAATACCTGTCCTGTACATTTACTGTTTCCAAAATCCATCCAATATTTTGCTGTATTACGATGTATATAAGTATCATCCAAAGTTTTTAAAACCTCAGCGATTTCAAATCTTGTTTTCACATTATCGACACAGGAAATAAAAATATTGGCGGTCATATTACTCGTAATCCTGTCCGAAGCGTCTCTTTGAAATTTTCTAGTCTCCGCTTTCCAAGCCGTTCCGAAAAATCGGTTTGTCCTGTTGATTAATGCTGTCGCTTTATTAAGTCCAAGTTCGCTTTCAGCAAAAAGCTGTCTGCCGAGATTTGCTTCTTCTACCCTATCATCATCCCATAACATTACAGAAAGTCCGGGATGATCCATTTCGTTAAGCGCATAATTTATTCTGCCCAAAGCAGTAAGCATCTGCGAACCCGTTCCTCCTGCCCCTATCAGATTTATAGATATTGGGTTTGTCGGCTGAATAAAATTACTATAGGTAAAATGAACTCTTGGCTTATTATTTACAATTGAATTATTTTGAATATTCATTACAGTAGGTTTTTTAATTTAAGATTAGATTTTATAAGCACATCATTTGGAAAATCCTTTCTGTTCTGAACAAGGTCTTTCCAAAGCGAGACACAATTTCCCTTTATAGGATTATGATTGTACATTAAGTGACTGAAATAGGAATTGAAAAAAAAATGCTCCCAAGTAGCCGTAAATTCTTCCAAGGAAGCTGACTTTTTAATTTTAGTATCAACGTTCCCCATACAAACACTCCCGTTATCATAGATGTTAAAAAATGGTGCGTGATATAGCGAAGTCTCTTCTGTTGGTCGCTGATTGTAATCAACAGCAAATATCTTCAAATGCAGTTTATCAGCACACCAAATTAAGGATGGTACTTTCGCTGTACCATTTGGTATTTCCAAATCCTTAGAAAAATATAATTCTCGTTCTGAAAATTCTGTGTACCAAATCACTTTTGCATTTTCTGAATTGTCGATGAGTAAAATATTAGAAGAAATAATTCCCTGTGGTTTAAGAAATTCTTTTTCTCTGCAATTTTGAATTTTAAGTCTTTTTGCTAAATATTTAGCTTCGTTGGTTGTAAGTGGATGTGCATTAATGGGACTGCCATCTTCATCCATATCAAAATATTCAACGTACATATCAGAAAGCTTATCATCACTTTCGTAGAAAACTAATGCTGATTTTGGATGATAAAGATTTTCAAAATCTTCTGTTACATCTTTTGCTTCAATATTATTATTTTTTCGTTTCATAACTAATTCGAGTTAAGATTTATAGACTTGAAAAGTCGCCAAGTATTCCTGCAAGCTGATTAAGAATTTCAAAAACTTCACTTTCAAAATCCAGACTGTTATCTGAAACTTCTTTCCCATCAAAAACTTTGAAAACAATAGGTTCTTGAATTTCAGCATATTCATTGAATTCATTATTTACACTATCGATAATACTTTGATATGCCCATCCTCTATCATCAGCAAAAAATGAAATGTATTTATCCATTGAAATAACGGCTTCATCATTTTCATCGTAATCGAATTCATCATCATTAGAGAAGTCCTTATTATTATTAAAATGTATGTTTCTATAGATGCGTTCTTCGGGAAATTTGCTGTATAAGGAGAAAGCTTTATTAGCAAGATTCAAACATTCAACATCAAAACTATCTTTTGCTTTAAATGAAGTTACACGCTGTTGAAAAAATGACAAATTATTGATAGATGCAATCTTCTGCTCCATAATATCACCAATTAATTCAGCCTGTTGTAATTGCTTTTTATATTCACAATTTTCATCCAATTCTTCATCTTGGTCAATCCAGTCGCTTAGCATTTCATATAACCAAAATAAGTATGAAGCTTCCTGTCTGTAATAAGGAATATCAATAATCCGATACAGATAAGTGCATACAGAAAGTAGCATTTGAGCTGTTTTTCTGTATTTCTTATGATGAAGCATATTATGAAGAGGAACGACAGGAATATAGTAAAGAGTCATTCCTGTACTGATTCTTTCTTCGCTCACAAAATATAGGCAGTTACCTTTGTGCTCCAATTTAATATCCTGCCAATTTTTGATACTCGTTTTCATTTGCTTTCGGCAATGATTCAGAGATAGTGAGATGTTATATGGAAATTCAAAATCTTTATGATCAGATTGAGAAAGATTATAATGCTCTGACATTTGGGAAAGGGATTTATAAAAATCCCTCTCCAATTTTATTGTTTTTGATTTTGACAAATTTGATGTTGTGCTACATTCTTTAAGCTTTGGCAGAAAAGCCGTTTTCAGAAAACCATTGGTATTTGTGCCAATGGGACAGACTTTCTCTGGTCTTTCTGTACTTCCGAACTGTCTTTTTCCTGCTTCATCCATTTCATAAAATCGCCTACCTGCTGATGAACCTGTTTTTGTTTTTTTTCTTCCGGAATTACTATTTTTCCTTTTATAATATTTTGTTGCATTCATCTTAATTTTGATTTAATTCATAAACTGTTATCCTTTAGTTCCCATTACACTTTCAAATTGATATTGAATAGTGTCATCTTTAATCAGAGGAGCGGAAACCTTTGCAGTGGTAAGAATTGGATAATTATTAGCATAAAAATTCATCACTGCTTCTACACTCCATTTTGGTTCGGGGTCTGTCAGGCGAATATCCTGTCCATTATCTTTCAGAATGAAAACCCGTTCTAATTGTGTTGCGAGTAACATAATCTATATTTAAATGTTGGAAATTTCTTGTGGTTCTTGTGGCTCGGAAAAAAGACTTGGAGCAAGATGGACTTCATATTGTTCCTGCTTTTTCCTGATGTTATCTGCCTTATCGGGATAATCTGAAATTTTAGGTAGAGCAGACCACGCATCTTTATATTTGCCCTCCTTTTCAAATTGCACTGCCTTTTGTAAGGATTCAGTAAATTTTTTATCCTTTGTTTCCTTTTCTTTTTTCTCCTTATCACTTTTCTCCTTTTCCATTGCAGATTTCTTCTTGGCTTCTTCCATCTGTTTCATAAAGCTTTCCATATTTACCATTAAACCCGAAGCAGTCTGTAATGGTGTGCCTACCGTTTCAAAGAATCCGTTATCAAGCTCTTCTGCTGTTCCCTTTAAA belongs to Chryseobacterium gleum and includes:
- a CDS encoding PRTRC system protein E; translated protein: MQTNFFRQLAKLNLKGDLQLILRPTEENGFVLSILLNNEQCGDEARKLIPPVNLKGTAEELDNGFFETVGTPLQTASGLMVNMESFMKQMEEAKKKSAMEKEKSDKEKKEKETKDKKFTESLQKAVQFEKEGKYKDAWSALPKISDYPDKADNIRKKQEQYEVHLAPSLFSEPQEPQEISNI
- a CDS encoding PRTRC system protein B; translation: MKRKNNNIEAKDVTEDFENLYHPKSALVFYESDDKLSDMYVEYFDMDEDGSPINAHPLTTNEAKYLAKRLKIQNCREKEFLKPQGIISSNILLIDNSENAKVIWYTEFSERELYFSKDLEIPNGTAKVPSLIWCADKLHLKIFAVDYNQRPTEETSLYHAPFFNIYDNGSVCMGNVDTKIKKSASLEEFTATWEHFFFNSYFSHLMYNHNPIKGNCVSLWKDLVQNRKDFPNDVLIKSNLKLKNLL
- a CDS encoding PRTRC system protein C, with translation MLLATQLERVFILKDNGQDIRLTDPEPKWSVEAVMNFYANNYPILTTAKVSAPLIKDDTIQYQFESVMGTKG
- a CDS encoding PRTRC system ThiF family protein yields the protein MNIQNNSIVNNKPRVHFTYSNFIQPTNPISINLIGAGGTGSQMLTALGRINYALNEMDHPGLSVMLWDDDRVEEANLGRQLFAESELGLNKATALINRTNRFFGTAWKAETRKFQRDASDRITSNMTANIFISCVDNVKTRFEIAEVLKTLDDTYIHRNTAKYWMDFGNSKCTGQVLLSTIGDIRQPDSQKYETVSNLAFITDEYGDLLRQSETVDDTPSCSLAEALEKQDLFINSSLAQLGGSLLWNLFRNGMTENRGFFLNLQNFNSQPIKVA
- a CDS encoding phospholipase D-like domain-containing protein, coding for MRTRAKENGLEVTCVAGTSAVILSIDMPQQQTEGLLGFSIEREDLIENEKYFLKGFKYFEETVGSAVKNELFSSFEHPIQSFMWEDFTVKSTYDYIYNIIPVYGKPKFLEHRPGCKIKVNIPDESTSKHSVYFNRGVAGSLAYAREFGNIRPWSEGVSEENSLRALKWLGKGLDDALLNFIKKAEDETYSIRAAFYEFEYLPILEALKDAYEDRSVDVKIIYDSRGEEKANNLAINEAGIPRQILIPRKEEANKSYIAHNKFMILLKDGKPIEILSGSTNITAKGIFGQCNAAHIIRDEEVAQKFHQYWEYLAQDPINEVLGKQTLEIQEDILYDNLNKGITVFFSPREQKTILKTYAEYMDNSKSLICGMFPFSFSKHMKEIITKDTENLKYIILDNNRSIHTTLVSNDYDNVIIYGTYLKDGLYDWLAEKHSGLLLNAKPSGVGTNFIHNKIILIDPLGEDPIVISGSANYSDNSILNNDENTLVIRGDKDLSDLYFTEFVRIFNHYYARSKALEMSGKVSGNDNPLHLKTDYLAWVKSFYNKNALKYKRKKMFVDLICS